One genomic region from Desulfatibacillum aliphaticivorans DSM 15576 encodes:
- a CDS encoding sigma-70 family RNA polymerase sigma factor — MFYRNSYDGIDGYAADLIRHKARQLVGKAGLTEDDRQDLEQELMIDLLGRMKHFNPAKGKKTTFMTRIVERRISTILEARFAQCRDWRKCTASLNDPIPGGDNDSAERIEQVCSDGQMGHHGRDTNEQRQNDIRFDLERVIAALPEDLQDLCEKLQSSNMAEIAREMGVPRSTLYGKLTKLRDAFRDGGLEEYL; from the coding sequence ATGTTTTATCGAAATTCCTATGACGGCATCGATGGCTATGCCGCAGACCTTATTCGGCACAAAGCAAGACAACTGGTGGGTAAAGCAGGACTGACAGAAGACGATCGGCAGGATCTCGAACAGGAACTGATGATCGATCTGCTGGGCAGAATGAAGCACTTCAACCCAGCCAAAGGCAAAAAGACAACCTTCATGACCCGCATTGTTGAGCGGCGGATTTCAACCATTCTGGAAGCCCGCTTCGCGCAATGCCGGGACTGGCGCAAATGCACAGCCTCTCTCAACGATCCCATTCCGGGCGGAGATAACGACTCCGCTGAGCGTATCGAGCAGGTCTGCAGTGATGGGCAGATGGGACATCACGGCCGGGATACCAACGAGCAACGCCAGAACGACATCCGCTTCGATCTCGAACGGGTCATTGCTGCCCTGCCGGAAGACCTTCAGGACCTCTGCGAAAAACTGCAGTCGAGCAACATGGCTGAAATCGCAAGGGAGATGGGCGTTCCGCGCAGCACCCTCTACGGGAAACTGACCAAGCTGCGGGACGCATTCCGGGATGGTGGATTGGAAGAATACCTCTGA
- a CDS encoding recombinase family protein, giving the protein MLNNNNTQNGQRKTLRCAIYTRKSHEEGLDQEFNSLDAQREAGEAYIESQKLQGWKAIPYRYDDGGFSGGTMERPALQRLLADIDAGKIDVIVVYKIDRLSRSLLDFMKMIELFNEKEVSFVSVTQHFSTTDSTGRMFLGILITFAQYEREVIGERIRDKVAAAKRRGKYCGGPAVLGYDVDRENKKLLINQSEAPLIKLIFRRYTQVGSAKKVAQELNEQGYKTKSWTTKKGKERIGTEWNTAQVYRLLNNRLYIGEIAYKGKNYPAEHEALIDQNTWDKVQALLSENNRTKMSKARVKMVSPLSGVIRCGHCDSAMGITYTNKGDRRYSYYICEKDTKRAVSRCPLKRVPAGDIESVVLGQLGAVFRTPTLVAKTYFAAREIEAEERERLQSQKKELEQSLQSVRQEALKLMSPDNDDPDRNNRLPLVNQQAVDLTKQLTNVSARLRVIDTEQISEGDVSEAFQSVETFWEDLFPLERNRLIQLLVETIEIRETGIDMELKTNGLTNLVTELAGLACEVRERSNS; this is encoded by the coding sequence ATGCTTAACAATAACAACACTCAAAACGGCCAGCGCAAAACACTCCGTTGCGCCATCTATACCCGCAAAAGCCACGAGGAAGGTCTGGATCAGGAGTTCAATTCACTCGATGCCCAGAGGGAGGCCGGTGAAGCTTACATCGAAAGTCAGAAGCTGCAGGGATGGAAGGCCATCCCTTACCGATATGATGACGGCGGCTTTTCCGGTGGAACTATGGAACGTCCGGCACTGCAGAGACTGCTGGCGGATATCGATGCCGGTAAGATCGATGTCATCGTCGTTTACAAGATCGACCGATTGTCCCGCTCCCTGCTGGACTTCATGAAGATGATTGAGCTCTTCAATGAAAAGGAAGTGAGCTTTGTATCCGTCACCCAGCACTTTAGCACCACCGACTCGACGGGCCGCATGTTTCTGGGAATCCTGATCACCTTTGCCCAGTACGAACGAGAGGTCATCGGCGAGCGTATCCGGGACAAAGTCGCTGCCGCTAAGCGTCGGGGTAAATACTGCGGCGGCCCAGCGGTGCTCGGCTATGACGTGGACCGGGAAAACAAAAAGCTGCTGATCAACCAGAGCGAGGCACCGCTGATAAAACTCATATTCCGGCGATACACACAGGTGGGATCAGCCAAGAAGGTGGCGCAGGAATTGAACGAGCAAGGATACAAAACCAAATCATGGACCACCAAGAAAGGCAAGGAGCGGATCGGTACCGAATGGAACACGGCTCAGGTCTACCGCCTTCTCAACAACAGGCTCTATATCGGGGAGATTGCCTACAAAGGTAAAAATTATCCGGCAGAGCATGAAGCCCTGATTGACCAGAACACTTGGGACAAGGTTCAGGCGCTGCTTTCGGAAAACAATCGCACCAAGATGAGCAAGGCCCGGGTAAAAATGGTCTCACCCCTGAGCGGAGTGATCCGGTGCGGCCACTGCGACAGCGCCATGGGCATCACCTATACCAACAAAGGCGACCGGCGCTACTCCTATTATATATGTGAAAAGGATACCAAACGCGCAGTCAGCCGGTGCCCCTTGAAGCGGGTTCCTGCCGGAGACATCGAGTCGGTGGTGCTTGGTCAGCTGGGAGCGGTATTTAGAACACCGACCTTGGTGGCTAAGACCTACTTTGCCGCCAGAGAAATCGAGGCCGAGGAACGTGAACGGCTGCAGAGCCAGAAAAAGGAGCTCGAACAATCCCTTCAAAGCGTCAGACAGGAAGCACTGAAACTGATGTCGCCTGACAATGATGATCCCGACCGGAATAACCGACTTCCCTTGGTCAACCAGCAGGCCGTCGATTTGACCAAGCAGCTCACCAACGTATCAGCTCGATTGAGGGTTATCGATACGGAGCAGATTTCCGAAGGTGATGTATCCGAAGCCTTCCAGAGTGTGGAAACCTTCTGGGAGGATCTGTTCCCCCTCGAGCGCAACCGGCTGATCCAGCTTCTGGTGGAAACCATTGAGATCCGGGAGACAGGAATCGACATGGAACTGAAAACCAACGGCCTCACAAACCTTGTCACCGAGCTGGCCGGTCTGGCCTGTGAAGTCAGGGAAAGGAGTAACAGCTGA
- a CDS encoding DUF2924 domain-containing protein, with protein MNDLKNKKMEPTKTSVLRQLATLQNMSLDQLREKWLDLYGTEPPQYKKQFLVKRLAHRIQELFYGGLSEQAKSHLKKVAETDPVATVIRKIPEERKSQEAILPGTRFVRIWNEQRYEVIARESGFEYDGRIFRSLSAIAREITGTRWNGKIFFGLKNSHRKKEGGPNA; from the coding sequence ATGAATGACTTGAAAAACAAAAAAATGGAGCCGACCAAGACCTCGGTGTTGAGGCAACTGGCAACGCTCCAGAACATGAGCCTTGATCAGCTCAGAGAGAAGTGGCTGGACCTTTATGGAACCGAGCCACCCCAGTACAAGAAGCAGTTTCTGGTTAAACGACTGGCGCACCGGATTCAGGAACTCTTTTACGGCGGCCTGTCCGAGCAGGCCAAATCCCACCTGAAGAAAGTTGCCGAGACCGATCCGGTGGCAACGGTCATCCGCAAGATCCCGGAAGAACGAAAATCACAGGAGGCCATCCTGCCGGGTACCCGGTTTGTCCGGATCTGGAACGAGCAGCGCTATGAGGTGATCGCCCGAGAAAGCGGCTTTGAATACGACGGCCGCATCTTCAGGTCTCTGAGCGCCATAGCGAGGGAAATCACAGGCACCCGCTGGAACGGCAAGATCTTTTTCGGCCTGAAGAACAGTCACAGAAAAAAGGAAGGTGGTCCGAATGCTTAA
- the lexA gene encoding transcriptional repressor LexA, protein MGRNREDDITPLQQETLDEICRYVSAKGYPPTVKEMSETFGISHASVHDRINQLVRKGYLKREEGKARGLTVTKHPQTNAVALVAVPIVGTVAAGHPIFAHENITGEVLVEASVVGSGKCFALYTQGDSMIDAGINDGDLIIVRRQPIAEDGDIVIALLDDEATVKRLKIDNELIELVPENPRLKPIRVKPEDELRILGKVVGRKRI, encoded by the coding sequence ATGGGCAGAAACAGAGAAGACGACATTACGCCGTTGCAGCAGGAAACACTTGATGAAATATGCCGGTACGTTTCAGCCAAAGGGTATCCGCCGACGGTTAAGGAAATGAGCGAAACATTTGGAATCAGTCACGCCAGTGTGCATGACCGGATCAACCAGCTGGTTCGCAAAGGTTATTTGAAAAGAGAGGAAGGTAAGGCTCGCGGTCTGACCGTGACCAAGCATCCTCAGACAAACGCGGTCGCCCTTGTGGCGGTTCCGATTGTCGGCACGGTTGCAGCCGGTCATCCGATTTTTGCCCATGAGAACATCACGGGCGAGGTTCTGGTGGAAGCATCCGTTGTCGGATCAGGTAAGTGCTTTGCCTTGTACACACAGGGCGACAGTATGATCGATGCCGGAATAAATGACGGCGACCTGATCATTGTGAGGCGTCAGCCAATTGCCGAGGACGGTGATATCGTTATTGCTCTGCTTGACGATGAAGCCACGGTCAAAAGGCTGAAAATTGATAATGAGCTCATCGAGCTGGTCCCGGAGAATCCGAGGCTGAAACCGATCAGGGTCAAACCTGAGGATGAATTGAGGATTCTCGGCAAAGTGGTGGGCCGGAAACGAATTTGA
- a CDS encoding MucR family transcriptional regulator: MAKTLTEIAAEIVAAQVGSTSMTSEEVGEALKSVFKTLVQLRMAEGGEEAEALTQVPAALGEEGVSDQLAELRQRPIRSIRKNKVICLECGAEFKQLTKGHLKEHDMDAKEYRKKYGFKARQPLSAQSLSAKRRQSAKERNLGEVLKEARRQGKGAGKKAAPKKAAAKGKAKK, from the coding sequence ATGGCGAAAACGCTGACAGAGATTGCGGCAGAGATTGTGGCGGCGCAGGTCGGCAGCACCAGTATGACCTCCGAAGAAGTGGGTGAAGCTCTGAAATCCGTGTTTAAGACCTTGGTTCAACTGCGGATGGCGGAGGGAGGAGAGGAAGCCGAGGCCCTGACTCAGGTTCCGGCGGCTTTGGGCGAGGAGGGGGTTTCGGATCAATTGGCGGAATTGCGGCAAAGGCCCATCCGCTCCATCAGAAAGAACAAGGTGATCTGCCTGGAGTGCGGCGCCGAGTTCAAACAACTTACCAAAGGGCATTTGAAAGAGCACGACATGGACGCCAAGGAATACCGGAAAAAATACGGGTTCAAGGCGCGCCAGCCGTTGTCGGCCCAATCCCTTTCCGCCAAGCGCCGTCAGAGCGCCAAAGAGCGGAACCTGGGCGAAGTGCTCAAGGAAGCCCGCAGGCAAGGCAAGGGCGCAGGCAAAAAGGCCGCTCCCAAAAAAGCCGCCGCCAAGGGAAAGGCCAAGAAGTAA